A window of Candidatus Neomarinimicrobiota bacterium genomic DNA:
GCAAGGTGGTGGTAGATGACTATGCCGGAGCCCTGAGCGCTGTTGAGCACCTGATCGATTCAGGCTACCGTCGGATCGCCCACCTGGCCGGCCCGCGACATCTCTACATTTCCCGGGAGCGACTCCGGGGATACCTCGATGCCCTGGCAGGGTATGGGCTAGCCGTAGATGAGGCTCTTATTATCCACGGCGGCTTGCATGAGGAGGACGGCGAGGCGGGCTTTAAAGAATTAAAGAAGCTGCCCAATGCCCCGGATGCCGTGTTCGCAGTGAATGATCCGGTAGCAATCGGGGCCTTCAGGGTGATCAAGGCCAACAATCTCCGTATACCGGATGACGTCGGGCTGGTTGGGTTCAGCAATAATCCGATTACCGAGATCATCGAGCCCCCGTTGTCCACGGTGGATCAACCGGGATATGAGATGGGGCAGACCGCTGCCCGTCTGTTACTGGAGGCAATTGACGGGCAAGGTTCAGTCTCCAAACCGGTCACCCGGATACTGAAGACGCACCTAATCATTCGCGGTTCCTCCCGGAAAACCAGGATTGCCGATCAGTGAACGCCAAGGTATCTGTATCGGTCTGCTATTATGCCCCCGAGTGGGTCGAGCCATTGGATGTGGACCGGCCGCGGGAAGTCCGGTCGGGATCGTTAATAACGGGTCGGATTTTTCGGCTGGCTCTCCTGGAGATGATCCGCCCGGTACAGCAGGCCGTCCATCAGCTACACCCTAACAAGTAAGGAAACCAGATGACCTTTCAGATCGGTTCTATTGATTGGATAATAATAGGCTTGTACTTCGCTTTTGTGCTGGGTATCGGTGTTTATCTCCGGCGGTTTGCCGGGACCGGGGAGGACTTTTTTCTCGCCGGTCGGCGGAATAGCTCCTGGGTGGCCGGGCTGGCCTTCTTGAGCGCCAATATGGGTGCTCTGGAGCTCATGGGCATGACCGGCAATACGTTCGAGTACGGCATGTATGTGGCCCATTTCTACTGGATCGGGGCGATTCCGGCCATGCTCTTTTTGGCCATCTACATGATGCCTTTCTACTACAGCAGTCGCATTCACTCCATTCCCGG
This region includes:
- a CDS encoding LacI family DNA-binding transcriptional regulator, with product MASSYPTIKDLANRLGLSPSTISRALHDHPAISQKTKARVKALAQELEYYPDSIARSLQMKGTKTVGVIVPEIRHHFFSSAIDGIEDVAYKEGYTIIVSKSNEKHDREVVNTRSMVSNRVAGLIVSVAQTTSNSRHFQRVKERGIPLVFFDRILEDVDVSKVVVDDYAGALSAVEHLIDSGYRRIAHLAGPRHLYISRERLRGYLDALAGYGLAVDEALIIHGGLHEEDGEAGFKELKKLPNAPDAVFAVNDPVAIGAFRVIKANNLRIPDDVGLVGFSNNPITEIIEPPLSTVDQPGYEMGQTAARLLLEAIDGQGSVSKPVTRILKTHLIIRGSSRKTRIADQ